In Myripristis murdjan chromosome 18, fMyrMur1.1, whole genome shotgun sequence, the sequence GCCTCTGTTGTGAGTCAAACGCAGCATGtgtcccccctctccctctctctttctttcgctgtctctctctctctctttttgtgttttcctggtcCCCAAGGCAACAGCTACAGGCCGCAGAGAAACCCTTTCCTCGCCTCCTCCTCGAAGCTGGTGTCCTCTCGGCTACTTTCCATCAGGGTTTGTAACTCCGCCGGATGTGTTAATTCAGTTTCCTCATGATGTTTTGTCTCAGTGAGCCTGGATGACAAAGCAGTGAGGAGAAACACAACTTCTGTTAACCGGTTCAGGCAACTGAGAATACGTGAGTGACCACTGCTCTTGCAGAGATGTGATGTGGTAGACAAGATGCGAGTGCCGTTTATCTTTCAGTCTCAGGTTTATGTGTATCCCTGACACCGCATCTTATGACTGTGAATCatctgagcatgtgtgtgtgtgtgtgtgtgtgtgtgtgtgtgtgtgtgtgtatacgtaaCAGCCTCTAGAGTCAAACTACACTCTGTTCTTCAAGGAAAACCCACCACTGACATGGCAAGAGGAGACGTGTGACTGAGAGCAACCTGTGTGTCTAAATGCATGATGGAAgcgtgtgtaggtgtgtgtgtgtgcatgtgtgtgtgtgtaagcatgatCCACAGGGTGACAGCAGTGCAGCCTCTGGAGTGTCTCTGTAACCCTATATCCCTCCACACAGACAATAGACGGTCTGTCAGCGTGCTACATGACATAACACACAATTATAGTCTCACGCCAGCAGATAGCAAACTGTTACTTCAGATAGGCTTCGATTTCAGccgtgcagacacacactcatcatcttacacacgtgtgtatgtgtgtgaggtgtgcAGGCTGTTTTACAGCTAGTGAGCAGAggcaaatgttgtttttgaggctgaaaatgaagagaggaggaaggagtgtGCACTTGTTTGTAAGAGTTAGTATGTGACTCATGCAGCACTAATTAATTTGACtgctggtttctgtgtgtgtgtgtgcgtgtgtgtgtgcatgtgtgtgtgcatatctctTACTGCTAGGTCTGCTCTTCTTGTCAGTCACTGTGCATGTTCAGtccaccctctccctctgtgacgCTTCTCTCTCCTGCGAGCCCTCACTTTTTGCATTACCCACGATCCTCCTCTCTAACCGTCTGgactctccctccttccttccttctctcttcctgtgcGAACTTGTCAAGTATCTGTTGTCGTCCAGTGTATTAGCCCTGACACCTGAGAAACCAAGAGGCACCCTCCACTTTAACCCCCTCGCTGCCAAATATCAAGCTGATCATCTCCTATTGCACGCTGGCCGGCAGCAGCGATATGAAGTCCTGTTTGGTTTATGTGATATCAGTTCATAATGACACAGCACACACCAAGTTTACATGACTCCCCTTTAACCTGACATTATATCTTATATTTAACATGTATAATCATGGTATGGAATGATATCAGTACCAAAGAGTGTATTTCAACTTaagaaatttgattttgtcacaCTCATGTTGAGGTGTTTGTTGATTGATTATTTCCAAAATTGAATTGGAAATGCAAAACATTggcttgaaaatgaatgaaataactgaatttaacttttaaccagtcttcttttccattttctctgttcAGATTTGGCATTTAGTTTCATATCGAGTCATACAAATTTATTGTGGTATTTGTAGATCAAATGCAGTCTCTGCTGGCACAGATCTCCTTCCATACATGGGACTCTTTAagttaaacaaacacagcagagcgaTACAAATAGATGAGACTAGAATAGAGCTACAACACTGTGCTATTatcattttcctatttttaaATGTCCCCTTTGCTCATCAGTCTCTCATTCTTTAAATAACTTTTCTCGGTTTATCCTGACCATCTGTCCCACATCCCCGGCTCTCAGAAACATCACCACAATTGCAGCAAACTCTGCCGAATTTCACTGTGATTTGTGGAAATTTTGTAGTTTGactgataaataataaatgagagaaagtgaacattatgttttaatcaaaTAAGCTCTGTtttcaaacatcaaaacatcctCAGATCTTATGATGTCACTTGACAATtgatcagttttttttcatttcaccttCCTTATCTCTCATTTTCAAGTTGCAAGCAGTTCCATCAGGTTTCTTCATTTCacttttgatcatttttgtCTTGTATAGAAACCAGTTACACAGTATTTGAGAAAAGTGTTTTAAATCTGTGCTGCAGCTACTTCAAATGTTCATGGAGAATGCTCCTGTGATACattaattttaatgtttattgaTGTTCTTAAGGAGAAATTGTATTTTGGCTCTCTGTAATTTCCAGTAAAAGCACAGGATTGGAATAATGCTGCATGCCTGGATGTCACACAGGTCAGTGcactttttaagaaaaaaaaaaaaaaaaaaaagagtagaaaAAGATGGTATTAATgcccactagatggcagcactGCAGGTCTGAATTACACAGGAAAGAATTTTAAACAGAATTTTACAAAAAAGAGCTTGTTTTTCACTATCCATGCCTGCAGTTTGagacgaacacacacaccaaaccaagCATACCACCAAAACACTCAacatcttctgctgaatctagCCATACCCAGTGTGAAGTAAAGTGATGGGAACATGACAACACAAAGTCAATGGAGAGGGATGAATTTTTAACCAATGAGCCATTATGACCTGAGGTGACTTTAAGGGGTCACCCTCGGCACTGAAAAAACTAACAGCTGACAATGGCATAAATAGGTTCATGTAGCATGCAACAGCATAGTGAACATGTAGGCATCACTAGTCTGAGATGGTTAACTTAGGTTTGGAAAAGTCTGGGATTTTGGAATGGAAACTGAGTTGGGACCCTGCACTCGTGTCACCACAAAATTTAACAACGGCTCCCAGGTTCCAGAAATGTTAAACGTTGCAGTAGTAATAGGACGTGTCCAGCTAGAGAGCGGTGTAATGAATCACATCAGGGCTTTTCGGGGTATGAAACCATGGGCCTCCCCTTGGAAAAAGCTGCTCCATATCAGCTTGGCTCAGCTCCTGGACGTCTGCAGGATCAATCCCAGCCAACCGAGCTGAGACAGCCTGACACTGTGGTGCAGCTGCAACCACACgcaaatacacaaacattcaAACTCCACATGAATCTATTGGTTTCCTCTgataactaataataaaaaaatatgttgattCTAAAGCCTTTATGAACATCTTTTTCATTCTTCAGTGTCTGAGCCTGCCCTGAAGTGGTTTGACACCCACCGAACCCTAACGCACCACTTTAAAGGCCTAAGATCTTTATCAGTTTCACTTTTATCTGGACTTTGAATTATTAATGATCAATGATGGATGATGATAAATTATTGCAAATCCTGGAACCTGGCCAGGCTCTTGAGGGACGATGTTTTCTGTAATCGACTTGCTTCCCTGCCATCCAAACACCCAACATCGGCTATCCACGCCTTTTGAGATGCGCCGCGCATGCGCGAAGAACCTCCTGCCATCCAAAAACGCCTATGTGGCCACATTAAATATTTAGTTACAGCTTTACTGAAGAACAGCTGCGATGAACTTGTTGGTTTTGGCTTTCTTTGGGGTCTGCAGGTTCGCTTTAGCAGACGAGGACGAGAGACTGCCAAATAAATGCGAAGGTAGGAGCTTTTGTCGCAGTTTATCCAACTTAATAGGCTGTAAGATCAGACATATTATACTGTTTATGTGACATTATCCTGGCAGTGGGATGTGTGTGAGGtaatgcaggtgtgtgtttatgtgtctgacAGCGTGTTTTTCAGCGTTAAACACCTCATGATGACTGTCAgggtgtgtgtagtgtgtgtaggtctcatctgtgtggtgtgtgtgtgtgtgtgtgtgtgtgtgtcagtgtgtaagtTCCTGACCGTGGAGCTGCAGGCGGCGCTGGAGAAAAGCGGCCGGTCCAAGGAGGTGCTGGAGCTGGGAGAGGTGCTGGACACCGGCAAGCGCAGGCGCAAGATCAAATACAACACCTCgtaagtcagtgtgtgtgatttcattCTGCACAGCTGGGTAGATAATCCTAACCCCTAACACCTAatccctaaccccaaccctagcCCACTTCAGGCTGCCCTGTGGAGAGGAGCTGCTCATGGGACAGCTCCCCCCTGGGTGTTAGTTCACCCCTTCATCCCTTGATAGTTAAAAGCACTAAACATGAACAAGCATCTAAGCTAAAAGCACTGAAACTACAATCAAcaataaacagtgaaaatatCTAGGCAACACAATGTGAGGCCCAGTGTGGTGTGAGTGCACTGTGCAGAGCCTGTGATCAACAGCTCTTGCATTAAGCACCATAATCACAAATAATTAGGGGTGcacaatatttgttttttatgatatgCCGGTGTTTGCCAATTCTTTTGGGCGGAGTGCCGATGCCGATATTGATGTACACACATTTCTTTCACTTAATAGAGGACATCAAGTCTCTTTTGCAGAGGAATTGGCATGTTATTATGACTATTCTTATTGtgatgtacacattcactgggcaaaataggAAGACGACTTCAACtgaggttatgtaaaacatgtcatttatgtttatgtaacattttcttttaagcAAAAGTGTAATATTCATCCTACTTACACAAGTTTGGATGCTTTCCCTGAGACgatcctgacaacagccactACTACAGCGCAAATTTGACCCATCTCACATATCGGCGTGTTATAGTGGCAGAAATTTCcatgttgtttcattttaaaggcGATATCAGCCGATACGTGACAATCttattgtgcatccctacaAATAATGAGATAAAAACAACTTGCAACACAAAGCACCTCACTGTTCTAGTGTTAAAACTACTTTGTCGAATTGGGAAAAGTCAGACTCCTATAGATGTTTTAGTTGTTTGGCTggtttttaatgtaatgtaatgtaactaGGGTCTGGTGCTCATTCAGTAAGGGAAAAGTCAAAAAgtgtgctttctttttctttactaCTTAATGTGGACAGGGAAAATACTactcattttttaaagtaaaaatctTAGTTTGTAGTCCTAAAGCTGAGTATTAAACTATAGCCTCTTTTATCCATATAGAATGAAGATTGTACTTGAGATTGCAGTTATTTAGAATGCTAAAACATAAAGTCTtcccttatttatttttgggaaACAAAATGAGGTTGTCCTCTTGTTGTGGTTTCAGGGAGACACGGCTGACTGAGGCGGTGGATAACATATGTGAACGCATCCTGCAGTATAACGTCCATGCAGAGCGGCCCGGCAGCCTCCGATACGCCAAGGTAAACGCAGTCAGTCGCACAGCTCGTATCCACCTGGACATCAGCTTGGTCGCTTTTTAGCCGAGTTACATTGAGATGGTCAaatttctgtctgcctgtctatctacGACATTTTTGTATGGCAAAATTTCATGCCTCCTTGCTGTATCTGTggcttctctcctgtgtgagtTATTCTGTGCACAGCCAGGTTGTGAGAGCTCTTGAAGGCACAGATAACATCCCTCTGGCCTGAGAGACACATGGCAAACATAAATTATTAGCTCATTAGACTTGCAAAATACCCTGGAAACTGATCCTTTGTAGTGTCTGCAATTTCCATCTTTTAAACTCTCATACACTGAATGTTCCCGGGGCTTGTAGCCTGCTGGTTCTGATTGGTGCCCTTATACTTTCTACCAAATGGGGAGATGTAGTTTTTCTCAATGAGCAATATGTAGCTTTTGGAAGACAAAATTATTTCTTCTACCACCAACTCTTTAAAGTTATAATGAAGCAACTGAAACTAAATGAAAGAGTCTCTCCTCTACTGTtaaatgctcattttttttatttaaatttttgagaggagaagagaagttGACAGCTGGTTTGTGCGCCTTGCAGGGTGCCAGTCAGACGATGACCACTCTGAAGAACCTGGTTGACAAAGGCGTTAAGGTGGAGCTGGGCCTGCCATTCGAGCTGTGGGACGAGCCCTCTGTAGAGGTGTCGGACATGAAGAAACAGGTCTGTGTTGTGTAGGTTAAGTGTCTGGGTAAAATTTCTATCTAGGAACGTTTGGATTACAACATATGTACTGGTGTTGGTTGTTAGGAATAATCCAGGAACAGGTCTTCTACTGAAAAATAATGTGAGGTTCCTCCGCAGAGGTCATCATTTTGATTAAAGACCACATCAGAGGGAATTATTTTGGTTATGCTGATTACAATTTTATGATTTTGCTGCATAAttacaaaaaagcaaatattcAAGAGTTGCTTTTTGTATCAGCAGCAGAACAGTGGTGCTGTAGATTTATGGTGGGACTGATGTCCTGCAAAAGTCACCATTTAGGGGTTAGCACATGTTTATTTGGGCTTCTGTATTAATGCATACCTTGGTTATGACTCAAAGGGCTGCAAATAATCAAATCCTGTGTATTGGTAACTACAGTTCTGTATTTATATAAGCTATTTATTTACGGTTTATTTGATAAGGACCAACACAAtgtacacagacaaactgaaaacagctaaCCAATGCAAATATGATAGTATTTGTAGCAGAAGCGAATTTGCAACACCATCTCTATAATGacttttgtaaaaataagagaataaaataataaaaaaaaactagaccTGAGTGCATGTTTGTTGCTGTATTAACCAGGATGTGTTAGCTATATGTGTGTTATATTTACAAATGGTGACTTTTAGAGGACTTCAGGATATGGCATCATAAATCTGCTGGACCTTTAGACAGCACCATTCACCAGCCACCCGATCTACAAAGTTACAgggctgagtgtgtgagtgcaggtgtGTCAGTGTCACCTCCCATCTCAGGTGTTTTGTTGTATAAAGGATGGTCTGAGTAGTAATAATGCATATGAAGACATAGGCTCCTTTGAAAcacctgtgtgtgcagtgtgagaCGATGCTGGAGCAGTacgaggaggtggtggaggactGGTACTTCCATCATCAGGACCAGAGGCTGGAGGACTTCCTCTGTGAGCGCCACGTCCTCAAGACATCAGAGAAAGGTAGGAAAGGTGAAGCATTGTAAACAGAGAGTTCTTGCAAACGTAATCAGCATCAAAGCTGGACTTGTCTAAGTTTCTGCACAAAATGAACACCACGGCTTAAACCTGCTCCTCAGCCCGTGTTTGTTgatttctccttttcctcagAGTGTCTAAACGAGGTATGGAAAGGGGACATGGGGACTAAGGGAGCGGCCGAGGATGAGAAGGCACCAAGTGATGACGCTGAAGAGGGGAAGACGCATGACGCCGGGGAGCTATGAACATTTCCACAGCCGAAACGCTGTCCACAAGGAAACACCTCTGTTTTAGTATTTAGCTGGGTTGTCAGCAAACCAATGAGAAATGAGGATGAGAGTTGAAATTGTGTGCTGTGACATATTTTCAACTGTATTCCTGGAACCAAATCACAGCTCTTGATTCAACGGAGATTACATAGATTACACTAAGAACACTGTTTTGCAATAGGAAAGTTAAAATGAACTTTTTCAGTGACTTTCAACACTATCCCTGGTGCCAAATTGAAGCAGAGACCTTCGGGAGAGATTACATTGAGTTGTAATGGCGCAAAGTGATGCTTCTACAGAATTTAACTCTAACTTTGCTCTGATATTTTTCTATGATAGATGCCAGCCTTATATAAACTGGCACATCTGTTTATGCACTCCTGATGCTGAACAAGTTGATTCATGTCTGATGCCTTCCATTGAAACTGAATCAGCACAAAGTAGCTACAACAAGTGGAGGCGTGGCGGTCATGGAGCGCACAAGAAAATGACTTACCTCTCCAGTGTTACCTTATTTGTGGATGCTGTTACTTTTATAGACACTCATAATGGTATGGTATAAATATCCAGTATTTTCAGTATGTCATTTATCGATATTTTCATGTGAACCTGCAATCCTGAAATGCATTATGTACAGTTTTTCATATTGaattaaatgcttttatttaaaCCTGTAGGTTATTCTGCctttttgctgcatgtttaaaagaaaaatggtaTCGACTTTCAAGGCAGGGAAAtcaatttgtcattattttgtcattCATCAGAGGTGATTAGCCTCAGGTGTGTTCCACAAGCCAAAACCACCTTCGCAAACCTGCTGACTCGGCACCTTCCGTCTTTAAAAGTTGACAGCCAAGTCCAGGAATCAGTGACGGTGGTGGAATTACTTTTCAATGCATCACCACAATGGCTCATATTCCTTTACTCTTAGTGCTCCCACTGTATGTGTTATGTAAGTTAGTGACAACTGAGTGCTACACCTATGCATCCAAACCTCTTTTCATGTCTTTCTCTGACTTGGCTGCCCTTGAAGCAAACTCTCATCCCACTCACTTTGACGATCCCAATGGAAACCGCACTGCCGGAGAACATAAGAGGACAGTTGTGGTGAAATGTCACAGGGATAGCGTTGAGGTTGTGATAAAAGCTCGTTTCTTTGGCCACAGATTGCCTGTTGAGCCCAGACACTTGAGGCTTGGGCCAGCGAGTGTTTCACAAGATCACTGCACGGCCACACTCTCTGGAAATGGGGAGTTCACCATCAGAGCAGCAGTGAGCGAGTGTGGAGCCAAACAAATGGTCAGTGAGTCTCCTGATAATCAGTGTGTGATGTCATTCAACCTGTGGAGTGATTAAGTTTAAATGAAATGCAAGTaatctcctctgttttctcccaaATCTGCCCTAAACCTTGTGTtaagaaaaatctgccagcaggatgaaaTAATCCTACTTTTAATCAATGTAGTTTAATTTATTTCCCAGAATTTTCTaggaagtataaatatgttggaataaggcagatcaacctACACAtatcaagaaaaagaaatttcaTTCAAAAAGTGCAGGGAAAAAAtagattagcattggaaacaagtggtatTATCTcatattttgctgatttttttc encodes:
- the cnpy4 gene encoding protein canopy 4 produces the protein MNLLVLAFFGVCRFALADEDERLPNKCEVCKFLTVELQAALEKSGRSKEVLELGEVLDTGKRRRKIKYNTSETRLTEAVDNICERILQYNVHAERPGSLRYAKGASQTMTTLKNLVDKGVKVELGLPFELWDEPSVEVSDMKKQCETMLEQYEEVVEDWYFHHQDQRLEDFLCERHVLKTSEKECLNEVWKGDMGTKGAAEDEKAPSDDAEEGKTHDAGEL